In Cytophagia bacterium CHB2, a genomic segment contains:
- a CDS encoding tetratricopeptide repeat protein, translating into MSITRLLSGLLATSLLIIACGEKLSEEQLYTKAKAAELAGEFTQAEKHYKKLNEQYPQSAQLEEVQAKLAQLKKANGLGEAELRAEIQNYEKQQDFNAALVLSQALVQRFPKSAGIDEMLQKIGMICLNNQQQYQRAVDAFQRLIADFPQSPHVPQAQFMIGYIYANHIKDLDKARLAYTAFKDKYPAHELTPSVDWELEHLGQDISELNLFTDSADKPAEPASVNGAAQKKSQTGPNVKP; encoded by the coding sequence ATGTCAATCACAAGGCTTCTGAGCGGGTTGTTAGCAACGAGCCTTCTCATTATAGCATGCGGCGAAAAGCTGAGCGAAGAGCAGCTCTACACCAAAGCCAAAGCAGCAGAGCTTGCCGGCGAGTTTACCCAGGCAGAGAAGCACTACAAAAAACTCAATGAGCAGTATCCCCAAAGCGCCCAACTCGAGGAAGTACAGGCCAAGCTGGCGCAACTGAAGAAGGCCAACGGCCTGGGCGAGGCGGAACTGCGCGCCGAGATTCAAAATTATGAAAAGCAGCAGGATTTTAACGCGGCTTTGGTGCTGTCGCAGGCGCTGGTGCAGCGTTTTCCCAAAAGCGCGGGCATCGACGAAATGCTGCAAAAGATCGGCATGATTTGCCTGAACAACCAGCAGCAATACCAACGCGCGGTGGATGCCTTTCAGCGGTTGATCGCCGATTTTCCGCAAAGCCCGCACGTGCCGCAAGCGCAGTTCATGATCGGATATATCTACGCCAATCACATCAAAGATCTCGACAAGGCGCGTCTCGCTTACACGGCGTTCAAAGACAAATACCCCGCGCACGAATTGACGCCCTCGGTCGATTGGGAATTGGAGCATCTCGGCCAGGACATCAGCGAGCTTAATCTCTTTACCGATTCGGCAGACAAGCCTGCCGAGCCGGCTTCCGTGAATGGCGCGGCGCAGAAGAAATCACAGACCGGCCCGAATGTCAAGCCGTAA
- a CDS encoding J domain-containing protein, producing the protein MRFKDYYKILGVSEKAGQDEIKKSYRRLAKQFHPDANPGDRAAEERFKEINEAYDIVGDPEKRHKYDQLRFYGRPDSTTNGEWFSFDPEFLRSHGYGMSGMGNHGAFGSFFAQGGQGFAFSDLLRDLFGFNGFYTEPSPAHSAPRNITGRIRISFVEAMRGAERTISVRQKKMCPVCQGKGQEGYAPCNRCNGSGQISSKKKIRIKLPAGVETGHQLRLRGLASENSFGPAGDVIITVEVEPHPHFTRAGADVFYEARVADQDLQAGTRVRIPTIEGKQVELNVPPGTKKGTVFRLKNYGARTPNRLGDQFIKIV; encoded by the coding sequence ATGCGATTCAAAGACTACTACAAAATTCTTGGCGTGAGCGAGAAGGCGGGACAAGACGAGATCAAGAAATCCTATCGCCGGCTGGCGAAGCAGTTTCATCCGGATGCCAATCCGGGCGACCGCGCCGCCGAAGAACGCTTCAAAGAAATCAACGAGGCGTATGACATTGTCGGCGATCCGGAGAAACGCCATAAATACGATCAGTTGCGTTTTTACGGCCGTCCGGATTCCACCACCAATGGCGAATGGTTTTCGTTTGATCCGGAATTTCTGCGCAGCCACGGCTACGGCATGTCCGGCATGGGCAATCACGGCGCGTTCGGTTCGTTTTTCGCACAAGGCGGCCAGGGATTCGCGTTTTCCGATTTGCTGCGCGATCTCTTCGGTTTTAACGGTTTTTATACCGAGCCTTCGCCGGCGCACAGCGCGCCGCGCAACATCACCGGCAGAATAAGAATTTCATTTGTTGAGGCCATGCGCGGGGCCGAGCGCACAATCTCGGTGCGGCAGAAAAAAATGTGTCCGGTGTGCCAGGGCAAAGGTCAGGAGGGGTACGCGCCCTGCAATCGCTGCAACGGCAGCGGCCAAATCTCTTCGAAGAAGAAAATTCGGATCAAATTGCCTGCGGGCGTGGAAACCGGGCATCAACTGCGCTTGCGCGGCTTGGCGTCGGAGAATTCCTTCGGCCCGGCCGGCGATGTGATCATTACCGTGGAGGTCGAGCCGCATCCCCATTTCACGCGCGCCGGCGCCGATGTTTTTTATGAAGCGCGTGTTGCCGATCAAGACCTGCAAGCCGGGACACGCGTGCGCATTCCCACCATCGAAGGCAAACAAGTCGAGCTGAATGTGCCGCCGGGCACGAAGAAAGGCACGGTATTTCGCCTGAAAAACTATGGCGCGAGAACCCCAAATCGTTTAGGGGATCAGTTTATTAAAATTGTGTAA
- a CDS encoding TraR/DksA family transcriptional regulator — protein sequence MDKKKLEHYKSRLLQERDRILRALNQNEDDFEGSTTTRSAEFEESAKLDRDREYISGLLTKDTDILSEIEDALKRIKEGTYGYCIDTGKEIPEARLEAMPWTPRTRDAQAAYERRRSVGPPED from the coding sequence ATGGACAAAAAGAAACTCGAACATTACAAGTCACGATTGTTGCAGGAACGCGATCGCATTTTGCGCGCGCTCAATCAAAACGAGGACGATTTCGAAGGCTCGACCACGACGCGCAGCGCCGAATTTGAAGAGTCGGCCAAGCTCGATCGTGACCGCGAGTATATTTCCGGCTTGCTGACCAAGGATACCGATATCCTCTCCGAAATTGAAGATGCACTGAAACGCATCAAGGAAGGCACGTATGGCTACTGCATCGACACCGGCAAGGAGATACCGGAGGCGCGTTTAGAGGCCATGCCATGGACCCCGCGCACCCGCGATGCACAAGCCGCCTATGAACGCCGCCGCTCTGTCGGCCCCCCGGAAGATTAA
- the crcB gene encoding fluoride efflux transporter CrcB has translation MLKIILVGVGGFAGSVLRYLVSGYVQQLTKNVVFPYGTLVVNLAGCLFIGFLSQLAESRSLFTAESRLLIFTGFLGGFTTFSTFGNETMNLLRDGENVPALFNLGMHVVFGLASVWLGRILAHAIWR, from the coding sequence ATGCTCAAAATAATTTTGGTAGGCGTCGGCGGCTTTGCCGGTTCGGTTTTGCGTTATCTTGTAAGCGGATACGTGCAACAATTGACCAAAAACGTCGTGTTTCCTTACGGCACGCTGGTTGTTAATCTCGCGGGATGCTTGTTCATCGGGTTTTTGTCGCAATTGGCGGAGAGCCGCAGCTTGTTTACCGCAGAGTCGCGCCTGCTGATTTTTACCGGATTTTTGGGCGGCTTCACCACGTTTTCAACGTTCGGCAACGAAACCATGAACCTCTTGCGTGACGGAGAAAACGTGCCGGCGTTGTTCAACCTGGGCATGCATGTTGTGTTTGGTCTCGCCAGCGTCTGGCTCGGCCGCATACTCGCTCATGCCATTTGGAGGTGA
- the dnaK gene encoding molecular chaperone DnaK has translation MGKIIGIDLGTTNSCVAVMEGGEPVVIPNSEGARTTPSVVAFSKTGERLVGQVAKRQAITNPTNTIYSIKRFMGRRHSEVKRERESVPYAVVSGKNDVAVVRIGDKEYTPQEISAMVLQKMKQTAEDYLGEKVTEAVITVPAYFNDSQRQATKEAGEISGLTVKRIINEPTAASLAYGLDKKKDEKIAVFDLGGGTFDISILEIGDGVFEVKATNGDTHLGGDDFDQRIIDWLVAEFKKQEGVDLSKDPMALQRLKEAAEKSKCELSTVMQTDINLPFITATNAGPKHMQITLTRSRFEQLCDDLFERTVGPCEAALRDSDLRPNEIDEVVLVGGSTRMPKIQEIVRRLFNKEPHRGVNPDEVVAVGAAIQGGVLAGDVKDVLLLDVTPLSLGIETLGGVTTKLIERNTTIPCKKSEIFSTAADSQTQVEIHVLQGEREMAIDNRTLGRFILDGIPPAPRGVPQIEVTFDIDANGILHVGAKDKATGKEQSIRIEASTGLSKDEISKMERDARDHAAEDKKKRELVETRNRADQLVYQTEKNIRDMGDKLDAASKERLENAVKKIRDTMKTERAEELKAASEELNTIWNQVSTKMYEAASAAGKQAGPNGSPGGKGKVEEADFEVVDEGAGKN, from the coding sequence ATGGGCAAAATTATCGGAATTGACTTGGGAACAACCAACTCTTGCGTCGCTGTTATGGAAGGCGGCGAGCCGGTGGTCATTCCCAATTCTGAAGGCGCACGGACGACGCCTTCTGTGGTAGCATTCTCAAAAACCGGCGAGCGTCTCGTCGGGCAAGTGGCGAAGCGTCAGGCCATCACCAACCCCACCAACACGATCTACTCGATCAAGCGTTTCATGGGCCGCCGCCACAGCGAGGTCAAACGTGAACGTGAATCCGTGCCCTATGCCGTGGTGTCGGGCAAAAATGACGTTGCCGTGGTGCGCATTGGCGACAAAGAATACACCCCGCAGGAAATCTCGGCGATGGTTTTGCAAAAGATGAAACAGACCGCCGAAGATTATTTGGGCGAGAAAGTCACGGAAGCGGTGATCACGGTGCCGGCGTACTTCAATGACAGCCAGCGGCAAGCCACCAAAGAAGCCGGAGAGATTTCCGGTTTGACGGTGAAGCGCATTATCAACGAGCCGACCGCGGCCTCCCTGGCTTATGGTTTGGATAAGAAGAAAGATGAGAAGATTGCGGTGTTCGATTTGGGCGGCGGCACGTTCGACATCAGTATTCTCGAAATCGGCGACGGCGTGTTCGAAGTAAAAGCCACCAATGGCGATACCCATCTCGGCGGCGACGATTTTGATCAGCGCATCATCGATTGGCTGGTCGCAGAATTCAAGAAACAGGAAGGCGTCGATCTCTCGAAAGATCCCATGGCGCTGCAACGCCTGAAAGAAGCGGCGGAGAAATCGAAATGCGAGTTGTCGACGGTAATGCAAACCGACATCAATTTGCCGTTTATCACGGCGACCAATGCCGGCCCGAAACACATGCAGATCACGCTCACGCGCTCGCGCTTCGAGCAGCTTTGCGACGATTTGTTCGAGCGCACCGTCGGGCCCTGCGAAGCCGCGCTGCGCGATTCGGATCTGCGCCCGAATGAAATTGACGAAGTGGTGCTCGTGGGCGGTTCGACGCGCATGCCGAAAATTCAGGAAATCGTGCGCCGTCTCTTCAACAAAGAGCCGCATCGCGGCGTGAATCCGGATGAAGTGGTGGCGGTGGGCGCCGCGATTCAAGGCGGCGTGCTGGCCGGCGATGTGAAAGATGTATTGTTGCTCGACGTGACGCCGTTGTCGCTGGGTATAGAAACACTCGGCGGCGTGACCACAAAGTTGATCGAGCGCAACACCACGATTCCGTGCAAGAAATCGGAAATTTTTTCCACGGCCGCGGATAGCCAGACGCAAGTCGAGATTCATGTGTTGCAAGGCGAACGTGAAATGGCGATCGATAACCGCACGCTGGGCCGCTTCATTCTCGACGGTATTCCGCCGGCGCCGCGCGGCGTGCCGCAAATCGAAGTCACCTTCGACATCGATGCCAACGGCATTCTGCATGTCGGCGCAAAAGATAAAGCCACGGGCAAGGAACAATCGATTCGTATCGAGGCCTCAACGGGCTTGAGCAAGGATGAAATCTCAAAGATGGAACGCGATGCGCGCGATCATGCCGCAGAAGATAAAAAGAAGCGCGAGCTGGTCGAAACGCGCAACCGCGCCGATCAACTCGTGTATCAAACCGAGAAGAATATTCGCGACATGGGCGACAAGCTCGACGCCGCCTCGAAAGAACGCCTGGAAAATGCCGTGAAGAAGATTCGCGACACCATGAAAACCGAGCGCGCCGAAGAGCTGAAAGCCGCCAGCGAAGAATTGAACACCATTTGGAATCAAGTCTCGACCAAGATGTACGAAGCTGCCAGCGCTGCCGGCAAACAAGCCGGCCCCAACGGCTCCCCCGGCGGCAAAGGCAAGGTCGAAGAGGCCGATTTCGAAGTGGTGGACGAAGGCGCTGGCAAGAACTAA
- a CDS encoding Do family serine endopeptidase produces the protein MSKHKTIGVMSLMLFLGAIVGLIVASNFEWTKPGIAESKPEFKLAANASEAASNEDDLSGDVADLAATSKAYVSVAKRVMPTVVSITSEKVVRVRNPLTEFFHEDWWRKRRPREFRQDGLGSGVIISPEGYILTNNHVIRESDAIAVLIDKKNYKATVVGADPKTDLAVIKIDAKNLPVARLGNSDALEVGELVMAVGSPFSIHLAHSVTAGIVSGKGRNQVGVGEVDYEDFIQTDAAINPGNSGGALVNLRGELVGINTAIVSGGWGGGNVGIGFAIPINLARQIMTQLIETGKVVRGWLGVNISSVDQEIAQEMNLPSTDGALVREVIPSSPAFKAGVRDGDFIVAIDGTPMRDQNHLMNFIAGFRPGTAVQVKLIRDGRERTVTVKLGERPEDPNEELTSTETRSMELGLAVADLSENLANEFDIQEESGVVVVEVESGSQADEEGIRPGDVIKEVDRKPVKSAAEYRRVLDQAKDRKVVLLRIARGDANFFVALKRRND, from the coding sequence ATGTCAAAACATAAAACCATCGGCGTCATGTCGCTCATGCTGTTTCTCGGAGCGATTGTGGGTTTGATCGTCGCCTCGAATTTCGAGTGGACCAAACCCGGCATCGCGGAGAGCAAGCCGGAATTCAAGCTCGCTGCCAACGCCAGCGAGGCGGCTTCAAATGAAGATGATTTGTCCGGCGACGTTGCAGATTTGGCCGCCACCAGCAAGGCTTATGTTTCCGTAGCAAAGCGCGTCATGCCCACTGTGGTCAGCATCACCAGCGAGAAAGTCGTGCGCGTGCGCAACCCGCTCACCGAGTTTTTCCACGAAGATTGGTGGCGCAAACGCCGTCCGCGCGAGTTCCGCCAGGACGGCCTGGGCTCCGGCGTGATTATCAGCCCGGAGGGTTACATTCTCACCAATAACCACGTCATTCGCGAATCCGACGCCATTGCGGTGCTGATCGACAAAAAGAATTACAAAGCCACGGTCGTCGGCGCTGATCCCAAAACCGATCTCGCCGTGATCAAGATCGATGCGAAGAATTTGCCGGTTGCCCGGCTGGGAAATTCGGATGCCCTGGAAGTCGGCGAGCTGGTTATGGCTGTGGGCAGTCCGTTTTCCATTCATCTTGCGCACTCGGTTACCGCGGGCATCGTGAGCGGCAAAGGCAGAAATCAAGTCGGCGTGGGTGAAGTTGATTATGAAGATTTCATTCAAACCGATGCCGCGATCAATCCCGGCAACAGCGGCGGCGCATTGGTAAACCTGCGCGGAGAACTGGTGGGCATTAATACAGCCATCGTTTCCGGCGGCTGGGGCGGCGGCAATGTCGGTATCGGCTTTGCGATTCCGATCAATCTCGCGCGCCAGATTATGACCCAGCTCATCGAAACCGGCAAAGTCGTGCGCGGTTGGCTGGGCGTCAATATTTCCAGCGTCGATCAAGAAATTGCCCAAGAAATGAATTTGCCCTCGACGGACGGCGCGTTGGTGCGTGAGGTGATTCCCAGCAGCCCGGCATTCAAAGCCGGCGTGCGCGACGGGGATTTCATCGTTGCGATTGACGGCACGCCGATGCGCGATCAAAATCATTTGATGAATTTTATTGCCGGTTTTCGCCCCGGAACCGCGGTGCAAGTTAAATTGATTCGCGACGGCCGTGAACGAACGGTCACAGTCAAGCTCGGCGAACGCCCGGAAGACCCAAATGAGGAGCTGACTTCCACGGAAACGCGCAGCATGGAGCTGGGTTTGGCGGTGGCAGACTTGAGCGAGAATTTGGCCAATGAATTCGATATTCAAGAGGAATCTGGTGTTGTGGTCGTCGAAGTCGAGAGCGGCAGCCAGGCAGATGAAGAAGGCATCCGGCCCGGCGATGTGATCAAGGAGGTTGACCGCAAGCCGGTCAAATCTGCGGCGGAATACCGTCGTGTGCTGGATCAGGCCAAAGACCGGAAAGTCGTTTTATTGCGCATTGCGCGCGGCGACGCCAATTTCTTTGTTGCTTTGAAGCGCCGGAATGATTAG
- a CDS encoding DUF190 domain-containing protein — protein MALPEEGYLLRVFIGESDKYEGRPLFEWIVLQARAHGLAGATVLRGMMGFGAHSRIHTFKIERLSEDLPIIVEIVDTREKLENFLAVIDGAIAEGLATLEKAHIRFYRSGKT, from the coding sequence ATGGCATTGCCGGAAGAAGGTTATTTGCTGCGCGTTTTCATCGGCGAAAGCGACAAGTATGAGGGCCGGCCTTTGTTTGAATGGATCGTGCTGCAAGCGCGTGCGCACGGTTTGGCGGGCGCCACGGTCTTGCGCGGCATGATGGGATTCGGCGCGCACAGCCGCATTCATACCTTCAAAATCGAGCGGCTCTCGGAAGATTTGCCCATCATTGTCGAAATTGTCGATACCCGCGAGAAACTTGAGAATTTTCTGGCCGTCATCGACGGCGCGATTGCCGAGGGCCTGGCGACGCTGGAAAAAGCCCACATTCGGTTCTATCGCAGCGGCAAAACATGA